In one Macrobrachium rosenbergii isolate ZJJX-2024 chromosome 53, ASM4041242v1, whole genome shotgun sequence genomic region, the following are encoded:
- the Nmd3 gene encoding 60S ribosomal export protein NMD3 gives MEYIEPKAAVIGSILCCDCGSQIQPNPTNRCIACIRARNDITEDIPKQGTLYFCRGCERYLDPPGTWVPAALESKELLRLCLKKIKGLNKVRLIDAGFAWTEPHSMRIKVKLCVQKEIQAGAVLQQDFIVEFVVVHQMCDDCHRVEAKDYWRALVQVRQKTDHKRTFYYLEQMILKHKAHEKTLGIKAATDGLDFYFALESSARQLLDFLTSVVPCRWTQSKKLISHDVHSNIYNYKYTFSVEIVPICKDSVVCLPSKLAHQLGGIGQICIVHRVTNHILLIDPATAQLAEIDSSTYWRTPFKALCSSKKLTEFTVIETAEAAVKYFKGQGQISNKHQVSEVWIQRSSEVGSDNMIFCRTHLGHLLNPGDTVMGFDLRLSNVNDDNMDKMKEDDLPDVVLVKKVYADKSTRNRRRRWKLKHLGVDDDVGSQNNDYTDFLEDLEEDPQYRAKFNIYQKDKEIPASGYESESEDLPQVGLEEMLQDLHVDDPDLEEKKKPRD, from the exons ATGGAGTACATAGAGCCCAAAGCTGCAGTAATCGGATCAAT ATTGTGTTGTGACTGTGGTTCTCAGATTCAGCCAAATCCCACAAATCGATGTATTGCATGTATAAGAGCTCGCAACGACATTACTGAAGACATACCCAAGCAAGGCACTTTATATTTTTGTCGAGGATGTGAGCGGTATTTGGATCCTCCAGGAACATGGGTTCCTGCTGCCTTAGAGTCAAAGGAATTGTTAAGGCTgtgcttaaagaaaataaaaggactcAACAAAGTTCGGCTTATTGATGCAGGATTTGCTTGGACAGAACCACATTCAATGAGAATTAAG GTTAAATTGTGTGTCCAAAAGGAAATCCAAGCTGGTGCTGTTCTGCAACAAGACTTCATTGTAGAATTTGTTGTTGTGCATCAGATGTGCGATGATTGTCACAGGGTGGAAGCAAAAGATTATTGGCGAGCTTTGGTGCAG GTGCGACAGAAAACGGATCACAAACGAACCTTTTATTACTTGGAACAGATGATACTGAAGCATAAAGCTCATGAAAAAACGTTGGGAATCAAGGCAGCAACAG atggaCTAGACTTTTACTTTGCTTTAGAGTCTTCTGCTCGCCAGTTATTAGACTTTTTAACGTCGGTAGTACCATGCCGTTGGACTCAGAGCAAGAAGCTTATCTCACATGATGTCCATTccaacatttataattataaatatacctTCAG TGTTGAAATTGTGCCCATTTGCAAGGATAGTGTGGTATGTCTGCCATCAAAGCTGGCTCATCAGTTGGGAGGAATTGGTCAGATATGTATTGTGCATCGTGTTACAAATCATATTTTACTGATAGATCCAGCCACTgctcagt TGGCTGAAATTGACAGTTCTACTTATTGGCGAACTCCCTTCAAGGCATTGTGCTCTTCAAAGAAATTAACAGAGTTTACTGTAATTGAAACTGCTGAAGCTGCTGTCAAATATTTTAAGGGCCAAGGTCAGATATCAAATAAG CATCAAGTATCAGAGGTTTGGATACAGAGATCTAGTGAAGTGGGATCTGATAACATGATCTTTTGTCGCACCCACCTTGGACACTTGCTTAACCCAGGAGACACAGTTATGGG GTTTGATCTTCGTTTGTCTAATGTCAATGATGACAACATGGACAAAATGAAGGAGGATGACTTGCCAGATGTTGTTCTCGTGAAGAAAGTGTATGCTGATAAATCTACCAGAAACCGACGCCGTCGTTGGAAACTCAAGCATCTtggtgttgatgatgatgttggaaGTCAGAACAA tgattACACAGATTTCTTAGAGGATTTAGAGGAGGATCCACAGTATCGTGCAAAATTCAACATTTACCAAAAGGATAAAGAAATACCAGCATCAGGctatgaaagtgaaagtgaagatcTGCCGCAGGTTGGGTTGGAAGAAATGTTGCAGGATTTGCATGTAGATGATCCagatttggaagaaaaaaaaaagccacgtgACTAA